In Candidatus Thermoplasmatota archaeon, the sequence ACGACCCTACGCACGTGGGTGTCGACGGGAAAGGCCTCGAGCCTTCCAAGACCGTACAACGCGACGCAGTCTGCGACCTTTCGGCCCACGCCGTCGAGGGCCTGCAGGCTCTCCACGGCCTCCTCGTACGTCGCCCGTTCCAAGGCGGAAAGGTCCACATCGCCGCGCGCGACGGCGCGGGCCGCCGCCGAAACGTAGCGCGCGCGGAAACCCATTCCCGTGAGGGTCCGAAGGCGCGCTTCGGGCGCGCGCGCGAGACGTTCGGCGGGCGGGAAGGCGCGTATCGACGTCGCCTTCTCGATCGGCGGTCCGAAGGACGCGGCCAAGCGTTCGGTGCAATGCTCGATCTCGCGCACGCTCTTGGCCATGCTCGTCAAGAAGTTGACAAGCGTCTCCCACGGATCGTTCTTGGTCAGCCGAAGACCGGGGTATGCGGCGATGGAAGGGGCAAGCGCGGGATCGGACGACAGCCTCGCACGGATCCGATCGAACGGGTCTGCCAGGCGCAGGTGACCACGCACCGTTGTCGCGTCACCATGGATCTCGAGCGCGCCCTTGACGCGTGCGGCTACGACCCGGCCGCCGACGACGCCCGTATGCCATGCGGACGGCGGCTCGAAGGGCTCCTGTCGTTGTCCGTGACGTGCCCCAGGAGCGGGCGGCATAGGCCAGGCCGTGTCCGGAGGCACGCACCGCCAACGAAAAGCCTGCCCGCCGCGCAAGGTGGCGTGGAGGTCGATCGGAGGCCAAACGGGCGTGGCGGGCACGCTCCTTGACCGGGGGTCGTGGGGATGAGGATTGCGGCGGGCGCGCGCCTAGAACCGGCCGAGGCTCTGGGGCATGCACGTCTGCGCGTAGTCTCCCTTGACCATGTACGTCTCGCGCGGGTGGGGCTGCCAGGCGCCCGGCAGGAACGCGTAGGCCTGCGCGAGGCTCTGCAGGTTTAGGTTCGACAGGCACTGCCGGAAGAACCCGTGCACGTAGGACATGACGTCCTCGTCGTGCGTTCCCGCGTTCGGGGCCAAGTAGCACGTGTTGTGCGAGTTGCACACGCGGCTGTCGGGATGTCCGCCGCGAGTTTCGCCGCCGGTGTGCCCGGTGGCCAGGCAGTGGCCGAACTCATGGATCGCAAGGTTGCGCAGGCGCAGCGGATCGACGTCCGTCGGCCCGTCGCCGAAGAGGGCTTGGTCGGCCGTGTTGTTCCAGGCTCCAAGCCCCGTGTTCCAGGTGGTGCACAACCGCATGGGCGTGTTCCCCGGGTTCGTGAGGGCCGTCGGGGGAAGCGTGGGAAGGCCAATCCCCAGATGGAAGACGAACGGGAAGGGGTCTTGGGCCATGGCCGTGGTGACGACGATCTTCGCCGTGGCAAGAGAGCTTGCGTCCGCATCCACGCCGAGAATCTTGACGTGGTAGGACACGTGGGCAAGCTGCGGGTGCACGTCCTCGAACTCGTCGATCATCCAGGCCCAGTAGTCGATGGCTTCGAGGACGGCCTGGGTGCCCGGCGCGTCACGCAGGGCGTCGGGCCCGATCCACCCCAGGTTCCCGAGGTGGGCGGTCGACGAGAGGTATCCGGACGGGACGACGACCACGCTCATGTTCGTCGGATTGTCGTGGTGGGCGTTGATGCGCGAGAAGTAGTGCGTCTCGGGTGACGGCGCGTGGGCCGAGAACACGGTCGGGACGACGAGCAAACCCACGGCAAGAACGAAAAGGCTCCTTCCCCGCATGCGGTTCTCCCAGATCGGCAGGATGAAGGCTCGCTTATAGTCCTTTTCGCGAGCGCCTAGCTGGATCGCGCCCACCCGAACCTTGAAGCGAGAGTGCCCGCTTTCCGGCTCGATGGCGTCGTTCCGGGGATTCGTGGCCGTCCCCGTGCCTCCGCTCCCCCCGCTTCTGTACTTCCGCGAGGCGCTTGCCGCCACGCGGGCGGATCTTACGCTCGTGCGCCCCGAGAACCTGCACGTCACGCTTCGCTTCCTTGGCGAGGTCGACGGCGAGCACGAGGCGGCCTTGCGGACGATCCTGGAGGGAGCGGTCGCGGGGCTTCGGCGGTTCGAGTCGAGGCTCGAGGGCGCCGGCACGTTCCCGCCGCGCGGACCGCCCCGGATCGTGTGGGCCGGCCTCTCCGGCGCCGACGCCCTCTCCGCGGTGGCAGGACGCCTGGAGACGGCGATCCGAGAGCTTGGTTTTGCCCCCGAGGAGCGCGCGTTCCGTCCGCACGTGACGGTCGCGCGCGCGCGTTCGTCGCGAGGCGCCTCTGCCGTGCGCGCGTGCGTGCAGGAGCACGAGGCAACGCGGTTCGGAGCCGTTCCCATTTCCGAGGTGCGGCTCGTTCGCTCGGATCTGTCGTCCGCGGGGCCAAGCTACTCGACGGTGTGTGCGGTGGCGCTGGAGGCCTGAGGATGTCCTGGGAAGCGCTCCCGCTTGCCCTCGGCCTCAATCTGGGCCTTGCCGCCTTGGGGCTTGCGCTCTTTGACCCGTGGCGACGCGGGGGCCGCGTATCGATCGCGCACCGCGTGGACCGCTACGGCGTGTACATCGCTGGCGCGCTCACGGCCGCTGCGGTCGTGGCCGTCCAATGGGTGCTCGACGCCTCGGCCAACCGGTTCTTGGGTCTGTCCCCGTCCACGTTCCCGCGGTTCGACTTGCCGGTTGCGCCGGAGCCTCTGGCCTCCGTCCTTGCGGCCTTCTTCTCGTTGGTGATGGTGGTCGTTCACCCGTTCATGCTGTTCTTCGCAGCGCTTCTGTACATCCTCTCCGACGAGGAGCGCGCCGCGAAGACGGCCCTTCTTGCGATTCCCGTGTTCGTCGTGCTGGCGCTTCCGTTCTTCGTCTTCCTGCCCGTGCGCCCGCCCGCGCCGCCGGTCTTTGCGATCCTGCCCGAGCTTGGCGAGCTGTACTACCCGCTCGCCAGCGACAACACCGTGCCCAACATCCACGTGAGCCTCGCGCTTGCGCTTGCCCTTGCCGGCTCCAAGAGTCGCAATCTCCCCTTCCGCTTCACGACCTATGCCTACGCTGGAAGCGTCGTGCTCGCCGTTCCTTACCTTGGCCTTTCCGGTCCCGTAGGATGGGGCATGGGCATGCTCCTTGGCGTCTTCGTGTGCGTGCTCATCAATCGCATCCTTTCGGTCGAGCGCATCGCGCTTTCGCGCGTCGCGCCCAATCCGGAGGAGCGCCGGCGCATCCTCCAGGCGGCGCAGGGGGTCGTCGCGGAGGCCCAGCAAGCGGCGGCGCGCGCCGGGATGGCCGTGGACGTGTTCCTGGCCGGAAGCGCCGCCAAGGACACCTACCTCCGCGACCACGTCGACATCGACGTCTTCGTGGGCTTTCCTCCGCAGACGCCGCGCGAGGAGATGCAGCGCAAAGGCCTTGCGCTTGCGCGCGAGGTCCTCCCCGACGGCATCGAGAAGTATGCCGAGCATCCCTACTTGTCGGGACGGCGCGGCGCCGTCGGCGTCGAGATCGTGCCCTGCTACAAGGTGGACGATCCCTCCGCGCGAATGTCGGCCGTCGACCGCACGCCCTTCCACACCATCTACATCCGCGAGCGGCTGGACGCCGACGGTCGCGCGCACGTGCGCCTCCTCAAGCAGTTCCTGCTCGGGATCGGGGCCTATGGAGCCGACGCGCGGTTCCGGGGTTTCTCCGGGTACGTCTGCGAGCTTCTCGTCGCGAAGTACGGCACCTTCCGCGGCGTGCTCTCCGCCGCCGCGCGCTGGAAGCCCGGGACGTTCCTGTGCCTGGAACCGTACGAGGGCGCCGGCACGTTCCCCGAGCCGCTCGTGATCGTCGATCCGGTCGATCCAAACCGCAACGCGGCAAGCGCGGTGTCGCCCGAGAGCCTGCTTCTGCTGCGCGAGGCCGCAATGGCCTATCTTGCGGAACCTCGGCTCACGTTCTTCTTCCCCCGGCCGCCCGTTCCGCTCGATCGGTCCGCCCTGCAGCGGCTCCTCGAGGCCCGCGGAAGCCGGCTCGTGGCCGTCGCCTTCGACGCGCCCGACGTGCTCGAGGACGCCCTTCACGCCCAGATGCGAAAGTGCGGCGCGGGTCTCGCCCAGCTGCTGTCGCGGCAAGGGTTCGACGTCCGGTCCTGGTCGTACGAGATTCAATCGCGCGCCGGTCCGCATCCGGGGCGCGCCGAGGTGCTGCTGGAGCTTCGTGAGATCGAGCTTCCCACCACCGAGGTCCACGCGGGCCCGCCGGTCGACCTTGCGCCCCACGCCGAACGGTTCCAGTCCCGCTGGAAGGACGACCCCTCCGCCGCAGGGGAGGTGTACGAGAAGGAGGGACGCCTGCACGTGGTGCGACGCCGCGAATTCCCGCGCGCTCCCGACCTTCTCCGCATGCGTGCGCTCGCGCTTGACCTTGGCAAGGACGTGAACGCGGCGATGGCACGGCGCTTCGACGTCGCGGCCGACGAGGACGCCTTGGCGCTCTTGGACCCCGTCCACCTCACGCGTCACTTGAGCGGCGAGAAGCCTTGGGAGCAGTAGCGTCCGGCGTCAGGCGAAGTTGAGGAAAAGGATCCACACGGCAAGCCAGGTGGTGAACATCCAGAAGCCGTAGCCCAGGAAGTCCTTGGGCTCCTGCGCCGCCTCCTGGGCGCCCGCTCGCGCAAACAGCGGTCGCGCGGCGTAGGCGACAAGCGCGCTTGACGCGTAGATCCCGAGAATCACGAGCAGGATGCGGGAGCCGTCCACGGCCCAATTGGAGGCCCCCAGCGCAAGCCCGGACGCCGCGCCGAGCAGGAGGCCCAGGCCCATGGCGACCGCCGTGCCGTAGAAGGCCGCGATCTCGCGGCGGGCAAACGCCTCCTGGTTGAACTCCGGCGCGACGAAGTCGTCGTCGGCGGCCGGCTTGGCTTCCTCCTTCCGTTTGCCCATGGCGGCGGCGCATCGGGCGTGCGCCGGATAAGGCTTTCCGCGCCGACGCGCGCAATGGGCAACCTTGATCCGTCCTGCCGCGTCTTGCGGCGCGTCATGGCCAAGGGGCTGCGGGGCATCACCGCCTTCGACCTTCGCGCCTTCGTGCGCGCCGCCGCGCCGGTCCTCGCCGGCGCCAGGTTGGAGAAGGTCTACCAGCCCGCGCGCAGCTCGCTCGTGTTGCGACTGCGCGGCGAATCGCGGCGCGACCTCTGGGCCCTCGTGGGCCGCGGCGTCCGTCTCACCTCGACGCTCGCGGAGATGCCAAGCGAACCGTCCCCCTTTGCGGCGCGGCTTCGAAGCCTCCTGGGGAACGCGCGGCTACGATCGTTGGAACAGCACGAATTCGACCGCGTTCTTGAGCTACTCTTCGAGACCGCCGACGGGCGGCTGCGCGTCGTGCTCGAGCTCTTCGGCGACGGAAACGTGATCGTGGAACGCGACGGAATCGTAGCCGAGGTCCTCGTACGGGGCCAGTGGGCGCACCGGGAGCTTCGGCCCGGCGCCGAGTTCCGCCATCCGCCCGCCAGGACGAATCCCCTGGTCCTGTCCCAAGACGGCCTTCTCGCCATCCTTGCGGCCTCGAAGGTCGACGCGATCCGCGCTCTGGCGGTCGAGGCAAACCTCGGAGGGCCGCACGCCGAGGAGCTGCTCCTGCGGGCGGGTGTCGACAAGAAACAGAAGGCGGCGACGCTTTCGGCCGACCAAGTCGCGGCGATCGATCGCGCCCTGAGGGCGATGATCGACGAGCTCGATGCGGGCGAAGCGACCCTCGTGGTCGAGGACGGGCGCCCCGTGGCGCTGTCGGCCGTGCGCCTTTCGGCGTTGCCCCCGGGCGCCACGCGGCTTCCCGTGCTCGAGGCGTTCGACCGACTGTTCCTGCAATCCGATGACGACGTGCCTGGCAAGGCGGACGCGTCCCTGACGGAGGAGCGCGAACGACTGGAGCGGCAGCGCGCGCGCCAAGAAGCGAGCCTCGCCGAACTCATGGCGCAGGAGCGGCAAGCCAAGGAAGCCGGCGACGCGATCTATGCGAACTACGCGACGCTTGCGGCCCGCCTTGAGCACGCGCGTACGGCGCATCGGGAAGGCGGCTGGGAGGCCGTCGACGCGTGGGCGAAATCAAACGGCGCGTCCTCGTCACCGGCCGAGGGCCTGGTCCGCATGGAGGGACTGGACATTCCGTTGGCCGATGGGCTCGACGCGGCCGCCGGGGCATACTACGAGCGGGCCAAGCTCGCCCGCCAGAAGCGCGAACGGGCCGCCGAGGCGATGGCGCGAACCGAGCTCGAGATGGCCCGGCTCCAGCGGGAGGGCGAACGCCTGGAGCGCCAGGCGCTCGCGCGGCGCGGAAAGCCGGCCCCGAGCCGGCGATTCTGGTTCGACGCGTACCGCTGGTTCCTTTCGAGCGGAGGGCAGCTTGTCCTGGGAGGCCGGGACGCGGGATCGAACGACAAGCTCGTTCGAAAGCACCTCTCGGAAGGGGACCGCTTCGCGCACGCCGAGGTGCACGGGGCCCCGAGCGTGGTCGTGAAGTCGGGCGCGTCGGCCGACGAGGGCACGCTGCGCGAAGCCTGTGAGTTCGCCGCCGTCCACAGCAAGGCCTGGCAGGCTGCCGTCGGTCACGTGGACGCGTACTGGGTCGAGCCCGCCCAAGTGTCGAAGACGCCAAACCCGGGAGAGCACCTGGCGCGCGGCGCGTTCGTGATTCGGGGAAAACGGAACCACGTAAGGGCAACGATGCGCATGGCCGTGGGCGAAGTCGAGGTCGAGGGTCACCGAAAGGTCATGGGCGGGCCGGTCACCGCCGTCGCAGCCCGGTCCCGGCGCTTCGTCGTCCTGGAGCCGGGCAAGGAATCGCTGAACGCCTTCGCGGCGCGTCTGGCCTCCGCGCTTGCGGTTCCCGTCGAGGAGGTGCAGGCCGCGCTGCCGCCTGGACCCGTGCGCGTGGTCGAGGCCGTGGGGCTCGAGTCGTTTTCGGCCGGAGGGAACGCCGCGTGAAGGTCGTGGCGCGTGACCCGCGCGAGCGGCTCGTGAAGCTCCTGCCCGAAAACCTCGACGACCTTTGGCACTTGCATCAGCTCGTGCGGCCGGGCGACCTCGTCCGCATGGTCACGTGGCGGCGCATGGAGCTTCCCGACGACAAGCTTCGCGGCGAGAAGGCCGAGAAGAAGCCCATGCTGCTTGGCGTCCGTGTCGAGCGCGTGGAGTTCCACGAGTTCGCGAACCGGCTGCGGATCCTGGGCACGATCGAGGAGGGCCCGCAGGAACACGGTGCGCACCACACGCTTTCGGTCGAGCCCCGCGACGAGCTTTCGATCGTGAAGAAGGAGTGGCCGGCGCACGATCACGAGCGCATCGACGAGGCCGTGGCCGCGGCCCGGCGTCCGCTCCTCACCGTGGTGGCGATGGACGACGGCGAGGCCACCGTCGCGGTGCTCCACCACTACGGCATCCGCGAGGCGGCTACCATCCGGGGTCCGGGCACGGGCAAACGCTCCGCCGAGGACCCTTCGGCGCGCGGCCGCTACTTCGCGCAGGTCCGCGACGCCGTGCAGTTGGCGCGCCCGACGGACGGGCCCCTTCTCGTCGTGGGGCCCGGCTTTGCGCCCGCGGCCTTCCATCGTTTCCTTGCCGAAACGGCGCCCGAACACGCCAAGCGCTCTCTCGTGCAAGCCACGGGCTCGGCCGGTCGGGCCGGGATCCAGGAGGCGTTGGCCAGGGGAATCGTCGAGCGGTTGGACGCGACGGCGCGCGTCGCGCAGGAGACAAGGCTCGTCGAGCGCTTCCTGGCCGAGGTGGGGCGCGGGGCGGGGCTTGCCGCCTACGGCGCCGCCGAGGTCGAACGCGCGCTTGGCCTTGGCGCCGCCGAGACCCTCCTTGTGACCGATCTTGCCGTGCGCGAGCGGGGCGCCGAGGCGCTCCTTGGCAAGGCGCGAAGCGTCCGCGCCCAAGCGCACGTCATCAGCACGGTGCACGAGGCGGGCAAGCGGCTGGAAGCCATGGGCGGGGCCGGCGCGCTTCTGCGCTATAAGCTTCCTTCGTAAGGTCCCCGGTGCCCCCGTCGCCCCGTCGGCCAGGGACCGCGCGTCCCTGGGCGATCGATGCTCGCCGGGCAGGTATTTGAAGGCGGGCGACCAAGAGGAGGACGGATGTCGCGGATCGGGATGCACACCGCCGGGCTCCTCCTTGGAGCCTTTCTCCTCGCGCCGGCCGCAGGCGCGGTCGCCGTCCACGACGCCCTGTCGCAGACGGGCGTCGTGACGGACGCGCTCCTTCCGGGAGCCGCGTCGCAAGGCCCCCGCGACCGGGCCGACGCCGATGGCGCTCGGGGCGGCCTGCGCCCGGTCCAGCTCCAGTCGGCGTCCCACGAGCAAGGCTCGGGCGGAGCGATCTGGATGGCCGCCACGCTTGCGCTTGGGGTCACGGCTTGCGCGGTGGGAATCTACGCGTGGCGGCGTGCGTGAACGCCGCTACGCCTTGGGCGGCGCGCTTGCGAAGGCCGCCTGCAACGCTTTCTCGAAGCGGTCGATGTAGGTGAGCCGCGCGGCCTCGAACTCCACGAAATCGCTCTGCGCCGCGTCCGACAGGTCGAACAGCGCGTTTGCGTCCCCCTTGTCCTCCACGCGGAGGCGACCTTGCTCGTCCTTGTAAATGTGGAGCTTGCGCACGATGCCTTCGCGCAGAACGAATTCGAGCTTCGGACCGTACTCCTTCTGCATCTGGGCTGCGATCGGCCGCAGCACGGCGTCGAGATCGACCCCGACGTCGCGCGCGTTTGCAAACGGCGGCATGGCGCGCGGCGAACGCGAGCGCTCGTCATGAACCTTTGCGCCCGAGAAGATAGAGCGCCAGCATGGCGAGGATCGTGACGTTGGCCGCCGGGACCGTGAGGGCGGCGTTCCTCAGGAGCGGCTCCTTGTCCGACACGGTCAGCACACGAACGTAGCCCGGATCGCCAAACCAACGACCGTTGGCGGCGAGCACCGC encodes:
- a CDS encoding mRNA surveillance protein pelota gives rise to the protein MKVVARDPRERLVKLLPENLDDLWHLHQLVRPGDLVRMVTWRRMELPDDKLRGEKAEKKPMLLGVRVERVEFHEFANRLRILGTIEEGPQEHGAHHTLSVEPRDELSIVKKEWPAHDHERIDEAVAAARRPLLTVVAMDDGEATVAVLHHYGIREAATIRGPGTGKRSAEDPSARGRYFAQVRDAVQLARPTDGPLLVVGPGFAPAAFHRFLAETAPEHAKRSLVQATGSAGRAGIQEALARGIVERLDATARVAQETRLVERFLAEVGRGAGLAAYGAAEVERALGLGAAETLLVTDLAVRERGAEALLGKARSVRAQAHVISTVHEAGKRLEAMGGAGALLRYKLPS
- a CDS encoding DNA-3-methyladenine glycosylase 2 is translated as MRGHLRLADPFDRIRARLSSDPALAPSIAAYPGLRLTKNDPWETLVNFLTSMAKSVREIEHCTERLAASFGPPIEKATSIRAFPPAERLARAPEARLRTLTGMGFRARYVSAAARAVARGDVDLSALERATYEEAVESLQALDGVGRKVADCVALYGLGRLEAFPVDTHVRRVVERRFFGGRKRRDEEVVAWAQERWGTMAGYAQQWLFHAERLSRAGGRIVDSTRPPERASPRAV
- the rqcH gene encoding ribosome rescue protein RqcH, producing MAKGLRGITAFDLRAFVRAAAPVLAGARLEKVYQPARSSLVLRLRGESRRDLWALVGRGVRLTSTLAEMPSEPSPFAARLRSLLGNARLRSLEQHEFDRVLELLFETADGRLRVVLELFGDGNVIVERDGIVAEVLVRGQWAHRELRPGAEFRHPPARTNPLVLSQDGLLAILAASKVDAIRALAVEANLGGPHAEELLLRAGVDKKQKAATLSADQVAAIDRALRAMIDELDAGEATLVVEDGRPVALSAVRLSALPPGATRLPVLEAFDRLFLQSDDDVPGKADASLTEERERLERQRARQEASLAELMAQERQAKEAGDAIYANYATLAARLEHARTAHREGGWEAVDAWAKSNGASSSPAEGLVRMEGLDIPLADGLDAAAGAYYERAKLARQKRERAAEAMARTELEMARLQREGERLERQALARRGKPAPSRRFWFDAYRWFLSSGGQLVLGGRDAGSNDKLVRKHLSEGDRFAHAEVHGAPSVVVKSGASADEGTLREACEFAAVHSKAWQAAVGHVDAYWVEPAQVSKTPNPGEHLARGAFVIRGKRNHVRATMRMAVGEVEVEGHRKVMGGPVTAVAARSRRFVVLEPGKESLNAFAARLASALAVPVEEVQAALPPGPVRVVEAVGLESFSAGGNAA
- the cca gene encoding CCA tRNA nucleotidyltransferase, which produces MSWEALPLALGLNLGLAALGLALFDPWRRGGRVSIAHRVDRYGVYIAGALTAAAVVAVQWVLDASANRFLGLSPSTFPRFDLPVAPEPLASVLAAFFSLVMVVVHPFMLFFAALLYILSDEERAAKTALLAIPVFVVLALPFFVFLPVRPPAPPVFAILPELGELYYPLASDNTVPNIHVSLALALALAGSKSRNLPFRFTTYAYAGSVVLAVPYLGLSGPVGWGMGMLLGVFVCVLINRILSVERIALSRVAPNPEERRRILQAAQGVVAEAQQAAARAGMAVDVFLAGSAAKDTYLRDHVDIDVFVGFPPQTPREEMQRKGLALAREVLPDGIEKYAEHPYLSGRRGAVGVEIVPCYKVDDPSARMSAVDRTPFHTIYIRERLDADGRAHVRLLKQFLLGIGAYGADARFRGFSGYVCELLVAKYGTFRGVLSAAARWKPGTFLCLEPYEGAGTFPEPLVIVDPVDPNRNAASAVSPESLLLLREAAMAYLAEPRLTFFFPRPPVPLDRSALQRLLEARGSRLVAVAFDAPDVLEDALHAQMRKCGAGLAQLLSRQGFDVRSWSYEIQSRAGPHPGRAEVLLELREIELPTTEVHAGPPVDLAPHAERFQSRWKDDPSAAGEVYEKEGRLHVVRRREFPRAPDLLRMRALALDLGKDVNAAMARRFDVAADEDALALLDPVHLTRHLSGEKPWEQ
- the thpR gene encoding RNA 2',3'-cyclic phosphodiesterase; its protein translation is MASFRGFVAVPVPPLPPLLYFREALAATRADLTLVRPENLHVTLRFLGEVDGEHEAALRTILEGAVAGLRRFESRLEGAGTFPPRGPPRIVWAGLSGADALSAVAGRLETAIRELGFAPEERAFRPHVTVARARSSRGASAVRACVQEHEATRFGAVPISEVRLVRSDLSSAGPSYSTVCAVALEA